The Quercus lobata isolate SW786 chromosome 4, ValleyOak3.0 Primary Assembly, whole genome shotgun sequence genome segment TCTCATAACActcctatctctctctctttttttttttaaaaaaaaaaaagaaaaaaaagaaaacctttgaACGGGCTAgttgaaataattattacatCATCACAGTTTGACTTTCGATTAAAgctcaaagaaaattcaattagaattctTAGTTAGTGTTCAATTTTATGCCATgtgtctctattttcttcttaaaatccaattagaatttcaattagTGTCCAATGTGGTGTCATGTGTCTCtaatttcttcttaattttgatGCCTAATGAGTTATTCAACACAAAATACGAggagctaatttttttttaatcttaatgcACGAATTAATGCCATTTGAGAACAGAGGGGTCCCACATATTAAAATATAAGGAATTTGTGGTCATTTATTGGAGTTTGTGGTCTTAATATAATTCTATTATTCACGAAGGAAGCTTACATGAGTCGGTAGTGTTTTTGAATTCAATTTAATAATTCTCCTAACAATTatctttacctattattatgcttttagtttgaattttttattattgtataaTTTTGGATCGGGCTTGTATGAAATAGCATATTGTATATTGAATACTTAAAGAGCGTAAGGTTATTATGAGGGGTATGAGGTGGAGGATTGGTGATGGGATATATATGAAGATAGATGGCTACCAGCTACTGAACATGGCAGGGTCATCTCTCCCATTTCAGACATCAGTTCAGATGCCTTGGTGTCCACTTTGATTGATCATGATCTGTGCAGCTGGAGAGAGGCAGAGATTGACAGATTATTTTTGCTTATTGAAGCTTCTATTATTAAAGCTATTCCCTTAAGCTTCTATTATTAAAGCTATTCCCTTAAGCTTCTCTAACAGGTGTGACGCAATTTTCTGGCCGAGAAACCATGATGGGGTCTACTCCGTCAGGTCCGGATATAAGTTGCTCATGGAGATGGGAGTGTGTGAATGGAGCAGCACCTAGCTCTTCTTCTATGGGAGTGATGAAGAGCACatggaacggaatttggaagtTGGAGGTCCCAAAAAATTTGTATGGTAGGTGTCTTTTGCCGAATAAATTTGTTGCTACTAACTCTGTTTCTAGTTTTTTAGATATTATCCAGGTTGCACAACAGGACAGGtcttgctttgctttgtttgcATGGACGACTTCACTGATCTGGATGCGAAGAAACAAACTCCGATTAGAGGAAGACACTGTTCCATTGGCAAAGATTAGTTCCATGGCTTGCAAAGGACTTCAGGAATACCAACAACGTCTGCGTCCTATCCACACCAAGATCCCAGGCACAGTGAGGTCAGTCAGATGGCGTCCTCCACCAACAGGTCTGCTTAAAGTTAATTTTGATGGGGCACTCTTTGCTGAAGAAGTACACGACTGGTCTTGATATTATAATCTGTAATGATGACGGATTGGTTATGGCTGCTTTAACACAACAGATTCCAAAACCTACTTCGGTAGAGATGGTGGAAGTGTTAACAGTGCACCGAGCTCTTTGGTTTGCAAAGGAGTTGGGTTTTCAAAGCTTGATAGTTGAAAGCAATTCAGAAGTCATTATTAACTTGATCAATGGTGGCAATATGACTCAATCTGAGTTTGGGCATATCTTACCaaaacatttcttttctttgttctttttttagttATGTATCCTTTTGCCATGTTAAGAGGCAAGGTAATTGTGTGGCTCATAGATTTGCTAGACGAGCTGTAACGAGTCCATTGGATGTTTGGATGGAGTCTATTCCTCCAGACATGATTGATGCTTACAATTTTGACCTTCGTTTTATTACTTAATATTACTCCCTATTGATAggggtttctcaaaaaaaaaaaaattactctgCTTAATTTTGGACTGTGTTTATATGCAGTTGTAAATCAAAAGTTTGTTCTCATAATATTGGACTTAGGGGGTTGGTGATGGTTAAAACTAgcatatgaaaaaaagaaaaaagaaaaaaagaaaaaaaagagagattggaAATCCCAAATAATTAGACAATATTTAAGTTAATtggttttaaataaaaaatggacaaaatttaattacaaaattcgTTGTAAtctaaggctacaactttactcaatattataaacattattacatattttgaaattctatcgaattgtatgttttttatgttcttaatacatatgttaatttttgtgtcaattggatattatttactatatgatctataagcttttattttatgcataattttaaactacagaaatttgcaatttaaacaatttattatgacatagctattggtttttaattttctagaaattttacaagtatgaaggatataagaaaaacatgcaatctaatattagcaaatttgtaaaaattcacttcaaatataaagatattgagtaaggttgtagccttaagttacaactaattttgtagctaaattttgcaataaaaaaaaatacattgaaCTTAATTACTAGGAACCAATACCTAGAACGTCAATCTCAATTAAGTGCAATCATTTTTATAAGTttcatattttccttttaatgtCATTCATTTTTGGTTAAAAACTCTATCAATTATGTTTTGTCTCTTAGTGGAATTGTTGgcatgatttatttttaaaaacagagTTCTCTAAATTCAAATACTATTTATTAAaacttaataattaaatattttaactGCCACATTTTCCACCTGGGCCACCAAAATCGAAGGTGTATCCCAGGTTCCCACGATATACAGGATCCCTTACGCTATAATGGCTAGGACAATCAATAATTTTCTCATAATTATCACCATGAGGCCCATCTTCGATTCCTAAATTATTTGTATATTGAGCAAATCTAATATAACATGAATGCTCATACTTGCGGTCTGGAAATACTCCAGATCCCATGGGTGGGCTAACTCCAGTTGGGGGATTAGGAGTGACAACGACACCTCCCCAACCAACAATTTGAGGATTAGCGAAATTGTTAAATATCTTTGCTGGATAATATCCAATATTAATACCATCGTATGATACCCACCAACTGCCAAAAAGATCCTGTCACATTAAAGACCAAGAGCATATGATCAAATTCACAAAACTATATGAACCTTTTCaactttgtttcaaattttgaatctATGGAACCATATACATATAAGGTTAATATTACAAAATTGAATATTATGCAATTATAATTAACAATATAATAGATTTACCTTAAAAATAGAGACTGCAATCTCAAAATGAGGACCGTAAGGAATGGATACATTAGTTATAGGTGCCCCGGGATAAACTCTTCTGTCAATTTGCACAAAACCTGGGCAATTAAGATTCAAGCAGCCTGTCGTTTTAGAACCGtcagtctgtaatttttgaaggTATTGTTAGTATccaaaagaaacaaactttCATGCATACCCAACAAGTAACACTACGTAAAATTTTCAAGCAGATTTTTAAATGactaaaaaaagaagtataGAAAACTTACTGTCcaatgtgtaaaaaaaatagaatacttAGCACCACCGTATATTGTTGGAGAAACCTATTTGAATCAAGCAGCACAAAAATTATTCTTTGTGAAAAATCTAGCTATGTTGTTCCATTTGtatataattatcaattttcttGATAAACGTTATCCTTTACCAATTCATTtcactcattttttattattataaatattagaaTTTGAACCCTTTGTAACCaacaacataattaaatttttggtcATAATATCCTAGCCAATGGTAAAATGATCGTTTCCTCAATATGAGTTACATCTTATTCATGAAAGAATAAAGGCCAGAGTTTTCATTGTTGAAAATGGCCATCGTTTGTTGCAGTTTATGTTTGGAAAATTTTACCTAGATCAATAagtataaattttcaaataaaaaaataagtataaattttaaaataccatCCATCCCGTATTGATAGCATTCGTTTTATATTCTTCGCCATTAATGATCTGTATTGCTGCATAGCTGTCTCCCTGCTTAACATTAGGATTATAGACAGCGATGTTTCCTTGAACTCTAGTGTAGCTACGACCTGGTAAGTATCGCATTTGGATCATTGCACCCTGTACAATGAAAGTTATGAAAGTCAAGAACTACTTTATGAAACTCTTGTTTAACAACATtccaaattaaagaaataaaatatattgtaagaaaatgtcataattttttttaaggggttgTAAGTTGTAAGAACTCAAACAAAGTGTTCAAACATAGTTTTTTACTTTGTTATGGGATGACCTAAACTTGAGCATTTAGAAAAAGCTTATGCTTCGTCTATTAATTCTTTGAACAAGCCTACCTTTTTGACAATCTTCATTAATTTAGTTAATAGTACcgaattaatttaatttaatttttacataaCAAATCTTTGTATCTACCTTTCTTTGTACATATTAGCTATCAAGTactataattattcaattttttgggtttggtttggtgttttatatttagaaaaacaacaaaagattgttttgagaattttattctctaaattaattttcttttagtgtttttctccctccaattttttttttttttggaaatatcttTGTTGGAGTCAAAAACTCAAGAGAGAAGAACAATCTAAATGTAATTAATCGACACAACTAATTTGTAAGAGACAAAAAGGTAATCCAAAATGGGAAGAATTAACAGATGTACTTAGGGATTAAGATGAACTATCTGGTTGTATTTGACTAAAAATGGCTTTCGCCAAGTTATACAATGATCTTTGTATTGTTACcaaactctctctctatttctctctctttcttctccaaaaattaaGATCCCCTTCTACCATGGGAAGGTCCCTTTTTATTCCCTTAGCTCCCCCTTCTCCAGTTTTGCATCATCTTGCTAGATGTTAGaggatatttgtcccatcagactCCTCTCcctaattttttatcattaaaatagACTTTTGGGGAATTTTCATTATTCAGGTTGGTCATTAATCATTGaccaaaatattcaaaattgaaaGCAACTCAAGGTTGtttaaaacaagaattaattgTGCATCTTTTCACAAATTTGCTttaaattgacataattaaatctaaaaatattagGTTTAGGGATCACAAACTCCAAACTCCAAACCCCAAATATTAGGTTTTAGTATTGTTTAAGATTAGCTAATCAAACTCCAAACTTCATTTCAAACTTGTTTCATTtaatttatgcacaattttcaCAAATCTTATTACAATGctatatttttgtgaaaataatcACATGTAGTTTATACTTATACCAAGTATGGCTATCATTTCATCTTGTAtcctaaaatatataacaaataacTTACATAAACACCGCGAGAGTCTGCTGTTTGAGGATAAATGTTATTTGACATTGACCTGATTGCTATGAGGTCTTCTTTTGTTGTCCTACGAACAGGGACAGTTCCTAACAGACAAGCATCTTTCATTAAACCAATCAATGAATGTTTATTTCGTGAGAGACCTGCATTCTTTATTCTTCTTAGTGCAAAACGAGGTCTttcctgaagaagaaaaaatcaaattaaaccaaaatttcaaaattttcttttcaaacttaATTACAGTCTTGTGGTAATTACATCCTTTATGTTGTCTCATATTTGTAGTTCAAACCTCACTTCCTATTCCATCACTATCCActtattgaaccaaaaaaaaaaaaaccaacaacaataacaagaaGTCTTAGTCCTAAAACTTTGGGCTCAATTATGAACTCTCAACAAGTTAAAAAAGAATTAGTCAAAATATGTTCTTTTTTGTCATTCTATTATATCTAAATCATTCCATGTCTATAATAGATATTGACTTATATTGATAGGTCCTTCGTTATTACATTTACTTACACAAACAAATGTAAGCATATAAACTTACAAAAGTGAATGATTCATAGGGACCATTGTTGTTAAGGATACCAAAGTTGGCCATTTCTTGCTATAGTTAGAATGTACGTAGCCCAATTCtaattcaaaaatgtttttctgcatGATTGATTTGCTTAATTAATCCTTCAGATGATAAGCCCtagtaaaatataaatttgttaaCATCAGAGGCATGGGTGACATTGTAATCATTATGATATTTTACTGTTCAGAATTGATAAACTACTACAATTTTTGAAGCAAccagaaaaataagaaaaaatattgattaatgctatatataaaggaataaaataataaatagtttCAATCAATGCTCAAGTACCTGGATCTTGTGATCTTTCAACAAAGGATGGTCAAAAGCCAATTGTTTATTGATATCGACACAGTCAACAATAGATCCAAACTCCGTCTATAAGTTCAAAGATAAACAAGCTCTCTTATAACATGAAAACAAGTTCTATAATGCAAGAAAAACAAGTTCTCTTATAACATGAAAACAAGTTCTATAACATGTTATATATGaaagtaaaacaaattaaaataaacattaataatAAGAGTTCCATGATTTAGACAGTGTGTAtgtttggatacagcttattttgctgaaaactgaaaacaataaaaaaaaaaaatttactgttTGGCACAGTTCATTAGCCTAAATACACTGTTCATGGCCAATGAATAGTGCATAACAcgctagttaaaaaaaaaaaaaaaaaaaaaaaaaaggcctgaAACGCTGACGCGCAATACAAATAGACTTATAtctaaaaattatgataattgtGAACATCAAGAAAGATAATTGAGAAGGCAAAAAAAATATCAGTTTTAATATTACTAGACTTTTCTCCTAGCTAGCTTTTAAGGTTTTAAAGTCAATGCAAAGATATGTGGTACTTAGATTTGGTCTCAtcttaggaatttttttttttttttttgaaatcccTATGTCTATGATAAATGTTTCattaggataaaaaaaaaattgaataattatgttagaataataaaattataacatttaagAATTTGGAAACAACAAACTTTATAactttaaccctttttttttgtgtccgTTTGCGAACATattatttagctttttgttaaatatatgCAAATGTATACTTGTACTctgaaaatttataaaaataagtaagaaaaaataagattttaaaaagttatacacataaaataaaaaaaaataaaaaaataaaaaaaaagcttataagcccaaacacaaacaaatttaTTTCCTTAAAGGGTACCAAGATGAAAAATCTTCAATGTAaggaaccaaaatgaaaaaaccacAAAGTTTAAGGGCCAAACACATATTTCagtcaaaattaaatataaattcacTCATTTCATTAAATCTCAATTCTTCCGATTAAATCAATGTTAGTTATtaatctcataatttttttttctcttttttgtctttCAATCTTTTCCCCCTTACAATAAAGAGGAAGTGGaaatcaaactcaaaattttcttttttgggaaaattggaCAATAACACTTAATCTTAATACTATTGAGCATTTTATCTTACTTAAATGAACAATCAATTGATAATagtaaataacaataattagaaaatataatttctaaatgGAATGTTCAAATATCATTGCATTGAATATGCTTGAAGTATTATAGTATTACAACATAGGGTTGTCCATGGGTTGGTCTAGGTCGCATTTGAGCTCAACCCCAACCCGTCCCGACCAAGTTGTGTGGTAGATTGAAGGACTTGTTGCTGGCCGAGAGAATGAATGGGTTAGATTGGCCACGGGTCAAGTTGGTTTCATTCGAAATCGAGAGAGCTAGGggagatataaaaataaataaataaataaaatttgttggtTCTTCATCAGAATCTCACGATCTCCACTAGATCTGGTAAAGATCTTACCAGATCGATTGAGATCTCCTCAAATCTGGAGGAGATCTTGGCtctattaacaaaaaatctccTTAGATCTGGAGGAGATCTCATTGAATCGATTGAGATCTCCCCAAAAATTCAATTATGATGCCGAAAATCACATGGATTTGGGAAAGGTAAGGTCATTGTCAATGGTGGAGATGAGATTAGAGAGGAGATCAAAGCAGAGGAAGTTGGGTTCATCGGGTGGGTCAGGTTTGTCGGtttctcaaaatttcaaatcgaAACCCAAACTAATCTTATCAGTTTCTATCATCGACGTCCCATAGTGGAATGAGCCATTGCTTGAATCAGGCGGTTTTCAGATCAGATGGCTTTGGATTGGGTAGGTTGGTTGGTTTGGATGGGTAGTGGACAGCCTTATTACaacatataaaaattcaaaacaaacatGAGTTTGAGTTAGTCTAAAACCTGAATGCTTTTAACAGGAGGTTTGTTTATGAGCTTTAGTTGTCTTTCTAACTccaattcctcttctttggATGCAATTCGAGTTCCATTCACCTGATAGCTACTTGCCAAACATAGACACAAAACTACAATTAGGATCATTCTTTCAAAATCCATTGTCTCACTAATTTGATGTAAGTATGTTGGATTACTATATTTGGGGCTATTTATAGAGGAGTGGTGGTGAGGTGAAGATAAGTACAAGGTGCTGTCCAGTGCAAATGTGACTCATGTGAGCAAGCCAGCAGGGCCTGTACTATCATCCTATGGCTAACTTGTAAAGCAAAAAACGTGTCTTAAGCATAAAAGGGTCCTAGCAAAAAAACGTGTCCCATGATGGGACTCCCAACaatgaaataaactaaaaaatatatataatttaagttaaataaataaaagactcTGAGTCTTCATTTTCGGAAAGACAGATAAGGGAAGAGTTGTAGAAGATTACCTTTGGTAGAAAAAATTCAAGCTAGACTGACTAATTGAGTTTATGGAAAAAGATCAAGGATCAAGATGAATATGAAGAAAAGAatcaagatgaagatgaagaaaagaaaggtaagaaTATAGATGGAGAgtcagagagatagagagataagagatttttcttttgtttttgaaatttataatctctatttttgcatatttCAAGACAATTATGTTGTATTATTAATGAGTTTGTTtggtattaattttgattttagcatattttaataatgagttaataaatttgtctcctaaaatttaattttgttagttgaagtttcactatttttattttttttcctttttaattttttgcattttaggatacaataaggtctttttaatgcattttattgaccaataaaagtgcttaaatttttttaattaaaatatatagatatatatatatatatatatatttttttttttttacaaatgggggccttcttttatttgggggccttaggtGATTGCATTAATTACATCACCTATTGAGCCAGCCCTGATCTTGTTACCTTACTATGAAACGCCAACTCCTTAGCCTGGAGTTTTGCTCAAAGAAGCAAAGGCCGTGATTGTTACTAAATTGAAAAGAGTGATtgatccttctttttttttttaaatcttcacTTTACCATCTCGGTTGGAAACACCAGCCGAGTTTTTTTCTTATAAGGTCTCATTATGGAAAGCCAACAAAGCTTTTGATACCAACAAAGATGTTAAATAgtgttaaattgttaatattgataaaaaaaaaaaaaaaaaaggattaatttGCTATTTGCAGCTATCTATAAAtgccctaatttttttttataactagaTCATTAGGGGAGAGAATTTGAATTATCGACATCTTTATTAGAACACTAAGAGGAGAAGATGgattactattttcttttactttatcTTTACCTTATTATCTCTATTGGAAACACCAACCCAAATTtagttaattatttatttatttataaggtCTCGTTACATTATTACAAAATGCCAAAAAGGCCCTTGGCACCAACCATGGACGAAATGAAAGGGGAAAGATAAATTGATTTACTGTCTTCTAGGAAGTAGTTGCTTATGATTTGCGtgtatttgaactttttttttttttttggctgaatacgtgtatttgaactttgaactcaGAGAGGGAGTACGCTCGTTGAGGACACTTTTGACAATGGCAAATATGGTTCATTAAATTCAGCCCAAGAAGCCACCGTTGCAGCGCACACAAATGGTAAAGTTCATAAACCATTCAAGTCAACATTCCATAGATTTGGGCCTTGGAATTTTGTTAAGCTAGGCCCATAAAATCAACCTAGAAAGGCCATTAACATGACCAAACGCTAGGATGTGGAGGTTGCTAAATTAAGCCATGGGCAGCAAAATCATAAGCCCAATTTAAGATATTGGCTAGCTTGGTTCCACACAAAAATTGGTACCTCTCATGCCTAGTCCCACGGTCAAGTTAAAAGTTAGATTAATCGAAATCTTCTCTTATTATGCGGACCAAGCCCACGAGACAAAGAAGAAGCCGACaatggaaaaataaagagaTGTGGATCGAAGGGTAGGTGAGTCATTTCGCACTAAGCTCTATCTCGGGCTCATTCAAAGTTTCTTTGATGGACTTGGGACACGTGGAACCAATGACCCACGTTTAAATTTAGTAGCTCACAGAAAGTCTAAGTCATCTGCTAAACCAACACAAATACCTTGCTACATGTAGCCTTTTTTTCCAACAAAGATGCAACCATCATTTGATGATAGTTTTTCTAGAtcctttatttcaaaaaaatgagtCAAACCTTTGACCTTTAACATATCTGAATCCTATTGTGTTCAATGCAAAAAAGCATTGGATATAAGCCATGTCCTTCTATATTATCAATGAACTAAGCATAATCCTTCATTATTTACATTAGGCCAACTTTAGCTCAcaatttttatgtataattatggttttaaaaaccagaccGGTTAAAGAACCGGAAAAGGTAgtgatttttgattttatggTCGGATCGTGGTTAGACCGATAGTCGAACTagtgacgtcataattaattaattactagtttcaaattataaattataaataataaaatatgtaataagtTTAAAACTAAgaatatttagttttaaatacataataaattagtaattctttaaaaaaaattgtactattATTTATTACTAAATTTATATGGATTATTATtgtgcattatatatatatatatatatatatatattatattttggctacatatattattattgtaaggttgaatttattcaaccatctaattggatttattccgtgccaaatttgcttgtaattcagcatttagtaaccctgtatttaggtgggtttgatgtaagggtagtgagtgagatagagtgaagtttgctcaagagtgtgcaagaaaacagagactcgcggctgggactcgcgggtgactcgcggcttcaagccgccagaagcagcacacatgccaagcatgctggaagatgaacagtctgctagctggagcactacaggacaaaacaggacaactggccatacggttatctcgcgactggatctcgcgacttagtcaagccgcgaggtcaagtcgcgagccacccctgttttgtaaaaacctgacgtttcacattcctctccactccagtataaatacccctattacccacgattgaaagagagcttccagagagaattttgagagagaaaccctaaagaaaaaccagattgtttcacccacaatctctaccttagaatctcttcaaattcctcaactctcttcctctccattgtcaaacccttgagaggcattataccaaaccaggttctcaccatcatcatcattgtgagactgctgtttggatttctgggaagcagttaggaaggggccaatcttcattggttgatgctatggtctagtagaggaatccgggaagctagaaaagaaaaaggttcggcgcaacctcgttggagtaagaagcttggagggcttaggtgcactgggtagattaggcttggagggtctattgctgtccttgtatcccaactatattttctagtggattgattaccgcttggagggcggcggagaggtttttcgccgaggacttcggtttcctcttcgataacacatcgcgtgttgtctttgtgtttgcatcttccttcctctctatctttacctttttatttatctgctgtggattttaatctgttatggcttagatagtatttaatcaatttcgtatgatagcatatgttaagtttccgcacactagttgtttgacatattgcttgaattgattaagttgatatttgggggtctaaacgtttaaaggtgtttttacacgtttttgaactttcaattattatttatttatatgatcAAAATTGGCAATTGGCAATTGCCTTCATTGAAGAATCTCTCTCCTCAactactctcttttttcttttttagtggcAAAGGATGGTCATGGTTGATTGCTTTGCTTTTTCAGATCTTTactatttagttaaaattgctGCATTTTGGTGTTTTAAGCAAACCGGCCAATAACCGATTCAACCATactggtttttggtttttacaGTTGAACCAGCAGGTTCCCGGTTGTTTCTGATTATTGGATGATTTTCGGTTTTTAGTCATAACCGGTCCGACTTTTAAAACCATGTGTATAACATTATAACCTTAATTCCCAAAGTTCAAGGTCCTTaatgtttttccttttagtgtgtgtgtgtgtgtttaaatgGGTGTAGTTTATTTAAAGATATGTAAAGCATTCTTGTGTTTGCATGTTATGCTCCCTTTTTACCATTTACTAATTGCACCATTCATGACTTTTCAGATGAGACTCCTAAATGCGGTTCTTTAAGCAATACTGATGATGATAAGAACAAGGAATAAACAACCAGGATTACCAGGATTTTGCAAATAGACTGAATATTATAAGggattatattatcaaaaaaaaaaaaaaatgatagagacCTTAAGTTTCATGAAAGAAAGGATGCAATTGATAATTGATAATAGACATAGGATGCCTTCCAATAGTTCAAGGTTGTTAACTAAAGGTACAAACAAGTTATACAAAGTTGGAGGTTGTTTTTAACTTTGTACTTGGGTAgaacaaagaaatcaaatttctcatattGGTGTATAGTTTTAAGATATTTGAGCTTGTTATAGGGATTTGAACTTCTATAATTACTCATGTATTATCtaacattcttttttttgaagCCGTATTATCTAACATtcttaagaataaataaataatactattttAGAACTTAGTTTTAGTAGTttgcacgggttagcgattagtataatataaaagtgaaatgtttaattttttgttgatcaTACCTTATTGCGCCAGTTGAATACATAAATTTGTTCCACAGAAAGATGTGTTTGATCGTTTGAATGCTTAAGCAAACCGTTTTAGTTGCTACTGTTGGTGTTTGGTTCcaccatttcaaaaaattattgaatactccaAGAGTGTTATAAATGCGTaccccctctcacatgaattgtaggtcccactataaatttaattagtaggactcacagttatgtgagaggaggagtatgcatttatggtcaTGAATTTCTCACCAAAACCTCTctcttgtttatttatatttttttataaaagccTCTCTTATTTGACTCTCTTTCAATaacaatttcttcttcttttctaaaCCTTTTGACCCCCAATATTTCTCTAGTCTCCATCGAGTTTCCCCCAACCCGAAGATGCTTCtcccctctctttcttttctctaatttaCCAACGA includes the following:
- the LOC115984359 gene encoding uncharacterized protein LOC115984359 — protein: MDFERMILIVVLCLCLASSYQVNGTRIASKEEELELERQLKLINKPPVKSIQTEFGSIVDCVDINKQLAFDHPLLKDHKIQERPRFALRRIKNAGLSRNKHSLIGLMKDACLLGTVPVRRTTKEDLIAIRSMSNNIYPQTADSRGVYGAMIQMRYLPGRSYTRVQGNIAVYNPNVKQGDSYAAIQIINGEEYKTNAINTGWMVSPTIYGGAKYSIFFTHWTTDGSKTTGCLNLNCPGFVQIDRRVYPGAPITNVSIPYGPHFEIAVSIFKDLFGSWWVSYDGINIGYYPAKIFNNFANPQIVGWGGVVVTPNPPTGVSPPMGSGVFPDRKYEHSCYIRFAQYTNNLGIEDGPHGDNYEKIIDCPSHYSVRDPVYRGNLGYTFDFGGPGGKCGS